The Streptomyces sp. NBC_00162 sequence CGCCCCCCACCACGGGGGCGACCGCAGCCCGACGACGTTCCACCAGCTCTCGCTGGGTCACGTCATGCGGATCGGCCGTGCGCTGGAGAACGAACTGGTGGTCTCCGACCTCCAGGTCTCGCGCCACCACGCCGAGTTCCGCTCGATGCCCGGCGGCCGGTTCGAGATCCACGACCTGGGCAGCCACAACGGCACCTACGTCAACGGTCAGCCGCTGGCCAAGTCCGGCACCGCGCTGCTCGGCCCGAACGACATCGTCGGCGTCGGCCACTCGACGTTCCGGATCGTCGGTGACCGCCTCGAGGAGTTCGTCGACACCGGCGAGGTCTCCTTCTCGGCCCGCCACCTCACGGTCACGGTCGACGGCGGCAAGCAGATCCTCAAGGACGTCACCTTCGGCGTCCCGGAGAAGTCGCTGATCGGCGTCATCGGCCCGTCCGGCTCCGGAAAGTCGACCCTGCTCAAGGCGCTGACCGGCTACCGGCCCGCCGACCAGGGTGACGTCCTCTACGACAACCGCAACCTGTACAAGCAGTTCGCGGAGCTCCGTCAGCGCATCGGCCTGGTCCCGCAGGACGACATCCTGCACAAGGAACTGAAGGTCAGCACCGCCCTGAAGTACGCGGCCAAGCTCCGCTTCCCCGGCGACACCGCCGAGTCCGAGCGCGAGGCCCGCATCAACGAGGTGCTGCGCGAGCTCAAGCTCGACATCCACAAGGACAAGAAGATCACCTCGCTCTCGGGTGGTCAGCGCAAGCGCGTGTCCGTGGCCCTGGAGCTGCTCACCAAGCCGTCGCTGATCTTCCTGGACGAGCCGACCTCCGGCCTCGACCCGGGCATGGACCGCGACGTCATGCAGCTGCTGCGTGCCCTCGCCGACGACGGCCGTACGGTCCTCGTCGTCACCCACTCGGTCGCCGAGCTGGCCATCTGCGACAAGCTGCTGGTCATGGCCCCGGGCGGCTCGGTCGCGTACTTCGGCCCGCCGGACGAGGCGCTGAACTTCTTCGGCTACAGCACGTGGGCGGACGTCTTCTCGGCCTTCGAGAACTACCGCGACTACGACTGGGCCGGCCGCTGGAAGGGCTCGCAGCACTACCAGCTGTACGCCGCCGACATCGACGCGGTCGCCCCGCAGTCCGTCGCGATGCCGTCGCCGCAGCAGATGCGCCCGCCCAAGCCGCAGGGCTGGGGCTCGCAGCTGTGGACGCTGATCCGCCGCTACACGTCGGTGATCGCCTCCGACAAGGGCTTCATCGGCCTGATGCTGATCCTGCCCGCGGTCCTGGGCGTGGTCTCCACGGTCATCCCCGCGACCTTCGGCCTCGCGCCGCCGACGCCGCCGTCCCAGTTCAACGGCGACGCCGGCACGATCATGCTGATCCTCGCGGTCGGCATGTGCTTCTCGGGCGCCGCGAACTCGGTCCGTGAGCTGATCAAGGAACGCGTGATCTACGAGCGTGAGCGCGCGACGGGCCTGTCCCGGTCGGCGTACCTCATGTCGAAGGTGATCGTCCTCGGTGTCATCACGGCCATCCAGGGCGTGATCATCTGCGGGATCGGCTTCGCCCCCCGCGACCTGCCCGTCGAGGGCCTGCTGATGCCGCCGGCCGTCGAGCTCTGCGTGTCGGTCATCGCGCTCGGCTTCACGTCGATGATGTTCGGCCTGGTGATCTCCTCGCTGGTGAAGACCGCCGAGAAGACCATGCCGCTGCTGGTCATGTTCGCGATCGTCCAGGTCGTCTTCACCGGCATCCTCTTCCAGGTCTACGACTCCCCGGGCCTGGAGCAGTTCGCCTGGCTGATGCCGTCCCGCTGGGCCGTCGCCGCCGCCGGCACCACGCTGAACCTCGGCAAGCTCATGCCGCCGTGGGACCGCGACAACCCGACCAATACCGACCCGCTCTGGGACGCCACGGTCGGCCAGTGGAGCCTGAACATCACCATCCTGCTGCTCATCGGCATCGCCTGCGGCTTCGCGGTACAGCGCCTGCTGCGCCGCCACGAGCCCGAGGTCATGCGCGCCGGCAAGTAACCGGCAAGCGGTCCGCGAACGCGCGTACGCGAAAACGCCTGAGGGCGGCACCCGGTACTCCGGGGGCCGCCCTCAGGCGCATGGGGGGTCTTGATGCCGTCGGCGTCCTAGTAGGCGCTGTTGACGTTGTCCATCGAGCCGTAACGGTCGGCCGCGTAGTTGCAGGCGGCGACGATGTTGGCGACCGGGTCGTACTGGTCGAACTTGGTGCCCTTGACGTGGTACGCCTTGAAGGTCGGAAGGATGACCTGGAGCAGACCCTTGCTGGGGATGCCGTTCTGGGCGTTGATGTCCCAGTTGTTGATCGCCATCGGGTTGCCGCTGGACTCACGCATGACGTTCTTGTGGATGCCGGCGTAGGTGCCCGGGATGCCTTCCTTCTTCATGATGAAGAGGGCTTCCTTGATCCAGCCGTCCAGGTTGTTCGCGAAGACGGGGGTGCGGGCGGCGGAACGGCTCGCGGCCGCCTTCTGCTCGCGGTCCTTCTTCGCGGCGGCCTCGGCCTTGGCCTTGGCGTCAGCCTTGGCCTTGGCGTCCTGCGCCGCCTTGTCGGCGACGACCTGCTGCACGGAGAGGTGCTGCTGCACGGCCTTCGTCTGGGCGCCGTCGACGACCTGGGTCCAGGCGACGGGGGCGGCGGAGACCGTCTCGGCCTGGGCGGCGTCGGCCGGGACGAGGGAGAAGGCGAGCGCGGCGGCACTGAACGTGGCGACGCCGGCAATGGACAGCTTGTGTGCCTTCGTCAGACGACTGTGACCGGGAGTGCTGGAAGCAGACATGGCGGGGCAACCTCTTCGAATCGCGGGAGCCGCAGGAAGGCGCTGCGAGGATCCGGGGATCCGCAGCGCCGTGCGACGAGAGCAATTCTTAGCGGCGGCAAAATCCTGTGGCAAAGGTGTGACGTACGATCCTGCTTAGTGGATCAGGGCCGGGCGCCGAGGCCCGAATTCAGGCCTCGGCGCTACGTGCGCCCGTGCTGACAGGGTCTTTACGTGTCCACTAGGGAGCTTCGTAAGTGATGTGGGTCCTATGCCCGGGCTCACATCGAGCACGTAACGGCCTCACCATGCGTTGCTCAAGCAATGCATTCAGTGACCGGTCTCCTCCTTGAGTAGCAGGTGGACGTCCCCGAACTCGTGCCAAAGGCAGAGACGGGCCACCGCCTCCGCATACCCGAGCCGTACGGCGGCACGCCCCGCGACCGCCTCCAGCATCAGCAGATGGGACGCCTCGGGCTCGTGCAGCCCGGTCAGCAGCCCGTCCACCACCCGCACCCCGCGCTCCGGCGTCACCACCAGGTCCGTCCAGCCGCCGGCCGGGCGCACCCGGCCCTCCGCGTCCGCGGCCGACTCCAGGGCCCGCACCGCCGTGGTCCCCACCGCGATCACCCTCTCTCCCGTCGCCCGCGCCGCGTTCACGAGCCGCGCCGTGGCCGCGGGCACCTCGTACCGCTCCGGGTACGGCGGCTCGTGCGCCTCCTGCGAGGCCACGCCCGTGTGCAGGGTCAGCGGGGCGAACTGCACCCCCCGGCTGACCAGCCGCGCCACCAGCTCCGCCGTGAAGGGCCGGGCGGCGCTCGGCATCTCCGCCGACCCCGCCCCGTCGGCCCCCGGCACCGCGAACACCGTCTGGTAGGCCGACAGCGGCTGGTCCCGCTCCGTGTACGCGTACCGGATCGGCCGCCCGTGGGCCCGGAGCAGACCGGGCAGGTCCTCCGTCGATAGCCGTGCCCACCACAGCCGGTCCCCGCCCGCCGCGAGCGGCTCCTCCAGTACGAGGCGATGCCCGCCCGGCAGCTCCACCACGGCCCCGGCCGGCCCCCCGGCGTGCGGCAGGGTCGTGCCCCCGCCGGCCGGGGTCCGCAGCTCCACCGACCACCGGCCGTCATCGCCCCGGGTCGAGAAGTGCACCACCAGCGCCTCGCCGCCCAGCCGGGCGTCCACGGCGGCCGCCAGCGTGGCCGAGGTGTTCACCACCAGCACGTCCCCCGCGCGCAGCAGCTCCGGCAGCTCCCGGAAAGCGTGCAGCGACACCTCCGTACTGCCCCGCGACACCAGCAGCCGCACCGCGTCCCGGCCCAGCCCCGGCCCGCGCTGCTCAGCCGGCACCCGGGCCAGAAGGCCCGGCGGAATGTCCGTTATATACAGTCCCTTCTCTTGTAGCGCCCGGCGCCCGCTCACCGCCCCGCCCCCGCGCCCGCCCCCGCTTCCGGGCCCGCCACCGGCCCCTCCGTCAGTCGCTCCGCCGTGTACCGGCCGCTCGGCAGCCCCTCGGCCACCAGCCGCAGCAGCGCCGGCGCCACCTCCTCCGGCGCGGGCAGCCCCGCCAGGTCCTCCCCGGGCTCGGCCGCCGCCATCATCCGCGTCCGCATCGAACCCGGGTCCGCCCACCAGACCCGCAGCCCCGGCTCCTCCACGGCCAGCACGCCCGACATCAGATCCCCCGCCGCCTTGGTCGCCCCGTACGCCCCCCACGTCGCGTACGCCACCACCGCCGCGTCCGAGCTGATGTTGAGCACCGCACCGGCCGCCGAGGCCCGCAGCAGCGGCAGCCCCTCCTGGATCAGCCCCAGCGCCCCCACCACATTGACCTCGAAGGCCTCGCGCAGCCCGTCCAGCGGATGCACCGCCAGCGGCACCAACGGCTCCGCCCCGAGCGCCCCCGCGTTGTTCACCAGCAGATCCAGCCCGCCCAGCTCCCGCGCGGCCGCCACCAGCGCCGCCCGGTGCTCCCCCGAGGACACGTCCCCCGCCACCGCCCTGACCCGCACCCCGGCGGCTCGCTCCAGCTCGGCGGCGGCCTCCTTCAGCGCCCCCGAGCCCCGCGCGCTCAGCACCAGGTCCCAGCCGCAGGCCGCCAGCTCCCCGGCCAGCGCCCGCCCCAGTCCCCTCGACGCCCCCGTCACCATCGCCACCGACATGACCGCACCCCTCGCTCCGTCCCGACCAGCAGATGCCCCCAACCTAGGAACCCGGCCCCCGCCGCCGCCTCGGCCGCCGGCCCCACCCGTACCGGTCCGTTGGACCTACGACCACGGCCCGATCCCGCAGGTCACACGCCCGAGTACGGTGAGCGCATGCAGACCGGACCCCGTACTGGCCTGGCGGCCGTCAGCACCGCGCTGCTCGCCATGAGCCGCCGCCTCGAGGTACGCGACGTCCTGCGCACGATCGTCGTATCGGCCCGCGAGCTCCTGGACGCCGAGTACGCGGCCCTGGGCGTCCCGGACGACCACGGCGGCTTCGCCCAGTTCGTCGTGGACGGCATCAGCGCCGAACAGTGGCGCCGCATCGGCCCGCTGCCCCGCCAGCACGGCATCCTCGCCGCGATGCTCCACCAGGACGGCCCCGAGCGGCTGGCCGACGTACGCCAGGACCCGCGCTTCGAGGGCTGGCCGGCCGCCCACCCCGAGATGTCCGACTTCCTCGGCCTGCCCGTCCGGGACGGCGAGGAGACCCTCGGCTGCCTCTTCCTCGCCAACAAGCGCCGCGCCCCGGGCGGCGGGCACGGCTTCACCGACGAGGACGAGGAACTCCTCTCCCTCCTCGCCCAGCACGCGGCGATCGCGCTCACCAACGCCCGGCTCTACGAGCGCAGCCGCGAGCTCACGATCGCCGAGGAGCGCTCCCGGCTCGCCCACGAGCTGCACGACGCCGTCAGCCAGAAGCTCTTCTCGCTCCGACTCACCGCCCAGGCCGCCGCCGCCCTCGTGGACCGTGACCCGGCCCGCGCCAAGGACGAGCTCCAGCAGGTGGCCGCCCTGGCCGCGGAAGCCGCCGACGAACTGCGCGCCGCCGTGACCGAGCTGCGCCCGGCCGCGCTGGACGAGGACGGCCTGATCGCCACCCTGCGCACCCAGGTCCGCGTACTCGACCGCGCCCACAGCGCGCACGTCACCTTCACCTGTGACGGCGTACGCGCACTGCCCGCGACCCAGGAGGAAGCGCTCCTGAGGGTGGCGCAGGAGGCCCTCCACAACGCCCTGCGCCACTCGGGCGCCGACCGCGTGGAGGTGACACTGGCCCGGAGCCCCGCCGGAGGAGCGGTCCTCAGGGTCGTCGACTCCGGCAAGGGCTTCGACCCCCGGAGCGTCCGCCGCGCGGGCCGCCACCTGGGCCTGGTCTCCATGCGCGACCGGGCGAGCGGCGTCGGGGGCCGGCTCACCGTGCACTCGGAGCCCGGCAAGGGCACCACGATCGAGATGGAGGTCCCCGGTGGCTGACAGCGCCGGCCGAAGCGGAATCCGCGTACTGCTGGTCGACGACCACCAGGTGGTCCGCCGGGGGCTGCGCACGTTCCTGGAGGTCCAGGAGGACATCGAGGTGGTCGGCGAGGCCTCCGACGGCGAGGAGGGCATCGCCCGCGCCGAGGAGCTGCGGCCCGACGTGATCCTCATGGACATCAAGATGCCGGGCACCGACGGCATCGAGGCGCTGCGCAGACTGCGCGAGCTGGCGAACCCGGCGCGGGTGCTGATCGTCACCAGCTTCACGGAGCAGCGCACCGTGGTCCCCGCCCTGCGGGCGGGCGCGGCGGGATACGTCTACAAGGACATCGACCCCGACGCCCTGGCCGGAGCCATCCGCTCCGTCCACGCCGGGCACGTACTCCTCCAGCCGGAGGTGGCGGAGGTCCTGCTCGCCCAGGAGGACCAGAGCTCCTCCGCGGGCCGGCCGGGCTCGCTGACCGACCGCGAGCGCGAGGTCCTCGGTCTCATCGCGGACGGCCGCTCCAACCGGGAGATCGCCCGCGCGCTCGTCCTGTCCGAGAAGACCGTCAAGACGCACGTCTCGAACATCCTGATGAAGCTGGACCTCTCGGACCGGACCCAGGCCGCATTGTGGGCGGTCAGGCACGGAATCGCCGACTAGCCGACCGATCGACGACGTAAATCGGATCGTCTCGTTCCGGACTGAGATTCATACGGTCGGGTGTATGTAGCCCACATGGCGTATCCCGATCGCCGCGTGACCGTTCTCCATGGCGTGCCGCGACGGCTGGTCGCGGCAGACGTACTGGAGGACGAGAACGTGAAGAACTTCAAGAAGGCCGCAGCCGTCACCATGATCGCGGGCGGCCTCGTCGCCGCCGGCGCGGGTGTCTCCTCGGCGCACGGCGGTGCGTCGGCGGAGGGCGAGGCCCTGAACTCGCCCGGCGTGGCCTCCGGGAACCTGCTCCAGGTCCCGGTCCACGTCCCCGTGAACGTGGTCGGCAACTCGGTCAGCGTGATCGGCCTGCTCAACGGCGCCTTTGGCAACACCGGTGTGAACGCCTGACGCGCCGTTCCCTGACGCGGCCCCGCTTCCCCCCACCTCTCCCCGGGAAGCGGGGCCGCGGCCGTTTCCTGGCCAGGCCCCGTCCGGGCCTAGAGGTCCCGCTCGCGCTGCTCCACCGCCGCGTTGTACGCCGCGACGAGGGCCCGCCGGGCCACCCGCTCCACCGGCCGCAGGGCCTCGGCACGCGCCGCGATCTCCGAGGCGGCCACTGCGCCCCCGTGCCCCTTCTCGTACGCCAGCGACACCATCAGGTCCACCCGCTGCGCCAGCGCCAGCACCCGCACCGCCCTCGGCGGGTATCCCGGCGCCAGCACGTCACGCCCGGCCTCCGCCCGCGCCCGGTACGCCGACAACGCGGCCTCCGCCACCGGCCCGGACCCCGCCACGTCCAGCCGGGTCAGCGTCACGGTCGCCTCGCGCAGCGCCTCCGCCAGCTCCCGCTCCGCCTCGCCCAGCGAGGGCACGTCCGCCGGCGGTGCCTCCCGTACCGGCAGGCAGTGCCAGGTCACCGAGACGTGCACATCACCCTCGGGCCCGGCCTCGTACACCTCGGGCACCAGGCCCAGCGCGGCCCCGG is a genomic window containing:
- a CDS encoding FHA domain-containing protein — encoded protein: MNGRTWTLDPSRSYSLGRDPQGDVVIDDARVSWRHATISWNGRGWGIEDHGSTNGTYVRGARVQQAELVPGTPVHLGNATDGPRLNPVAAAAPQPAVAQQAPAQAQAQAAAYAQPQAPAYQAPQQQQPQQHAWDQQPQQPHLPHQQGGGPAAARPAQGAAPHHGGDRSPTTFHQLSLGHVMRIGRALENELVVSDLQVSRHHAEFRSMPGGRFEIHDLGSHNGTYVNGQPLAKSGTALLGPNDIVGVGHSTFRIVGDRLEEFVDTGEVSFSARHLTVTVDGGKQILKDVTFGVPEKSLIGVIGPSGSGKSTLLKALTGYRPADQGDVLYDNRNLYKQFAELRQRIGLVPQDDILHKELKVSTALKYAAKLRFPGDTAESEREARINEVLRELKLDIHKDKKITSLSGGQRKRVSVALELLTKPSLIFLDEPTSGLDPGMDRDVMQLLRALADDGRTVLVVTHSVAELAICDKLLVMAPGGSVAYFGPPDEALNFFGYSTWADVFSAFENYRDYDWAGRWKGSQHYQLYAADIDAVAPQSVAMPSPQQMRPPKPQGWGSQLWTLIRRYTSVIASDKGFIGLMLILPAVLGVVSTVIPATFGLAPPTPPSQFNGDAGTIMLILAVGMCFSGAANSVRELIKERVIYERERATGLSRSAYLMSKVIVLGVITAIQGVIICGIGFAPRDLPVEGLLMPPAVELCVSVIALGFTSMMFGLVISSLVKTAEKTMPLLVMFAIVQVVFTGILFQVYDSPGLEQFAWLMPSRWAVAAAGTTLNLGKLMPPWDRDNPTNTDPLWDATVGQWSLNITILLLIGIACGFAVQRLLRRHEPEVMRAGK
- a CDS encoding transglycosylase SLT domain-containing protein — protein: MSASSTPGHSRLTKAHKLSIAGVATFSAAALAFSLVPADAAQAETVSAAPVAWTQVVDGAQTKAVQQHLSVQQVVADKAAQDAKAKADAKAKAEAAAKKDREQKAAASRSAARTPVFANNLDGWIKEALFIMKKEGIPGTYAGIHKNVMRESSGNPMAINNWDINAQNGIPSKGLLQVILPTFKAYHVKGTKFDQYDPVANIVAACNYAADRYGSMDNVNSAY
- a CDS encoding S-adenosylmethionine:tRNA ribosyltransferase-isomerase, with protein sequence MSGRRALQEKGLYITDIPPGLLARVPAEQRGPGLGRDAVRLLVSRGSTEVSLHAFRELPELLRAGDVLVVNTSATLAAAVDARLGGEALVVHFSTRGDDGRWSVELRTPAGGGTTLPHAGGPAGAVVELPGGHRLVLEEPLAAGGDRLWWARLSTEDLPGLLRAHGRPIRYAYTERDQPLSAYQTVFAVPGADGAGSAEMPSAARPFTAELVARLVSRGVQFAPLTLHTGVASQEAHEPPYPERYEVPAATARLVNAARATGERVIAVGTTAVRALESAADAEGRVRPAGGWTDLVVTPERGVRVVDGLLTGLHEPEASHLLMLEAVAGRAAVRLGYAEAVARLCLWHEFGDVHLLLKEETGH
- a CDS encoding SDR family NAD(P)-dependent oxidoreductase, translating into MSVAMVTGASRGLGRALAGELAACGWDLVLSARGSGALKEAAAELERAAGVRVRAVAGDVSSGEHRAALVAAARELGGLDLLVNNAGALGAEPLVPLAVHPLDGLREAFEVNVVGALGLIQEGLPLLRASAAGAVLNISSDAAVVAYATWGAYGATKAAGDLMSGVLAVEEPGLRVWWADPGSMRTRMMAAAEPGEDLAGLPAPEEVAPALLRLVAEGLPSGRYTAERLTEGPVAGPEAGAGAGAGR
- a CDS encoding GAF domain-containing sensor histidine kinase, translated to MQTGPRTGLAAVSTALLAMSRRLEVRDVLRTIVVSARELLDAEYAALGVPDDHGGFAQFVVDGISAEQWRRIGPLPRQHGILAAMLHQDGPERLADVRQDPRFEGWPAAHPEMSDFLGLPVRDGEETLGCLFLANKRRAPGGGHGFTDEDEELLSLLAQHAAIALTNARLYERSRELTIAEERSRLAHELHDAVSQKLFSLRLTAQAAAALVDRDPARAKDELQQVAALAAEAADELRAAVTELRPAALDEDGLIATLRTQVRVLDRAHSAHVTFTCDGVRALPATQEEALLRVAQEALHNALRHSGADRVEVTLARSPAGGAVLRVVDSGKGFDPRSVRRAGRHLGLVSMRDRASGVGGRLTVHSEPGKGTTIEMEVPGG
- a CDS encoding response regulator — encoded protein: MADSAGRSGIRVLLVDDHQVVRRGLRTFLEVQEDIEVVGEASDGEEGIARAEELRPDVILMDIKMPGTDGIEALRRLRELANPARVLIVTSFTEQRTVVPALRAGAAGYVYKDIDPDALAGAIRSVHAGHVLLQPEVAEVLLAQEDQSSSAGRPGSLTDREREVLGLIADGRSNREIARALVLSEKTVKTHVSNILMKLDLSDRTQAALWAVRHGIAD
- a CDS encoding chaplin; translation: MKNFKKAAAVTMIAGGLVAAGAGVSSAHGGASAEGEALNSPGVASGNLLQVPVHVPVNVVGNSVSVIGLLNGAFGNTGVNA